In Quercus robur chromosome 11, dhQueRobu3.1, whole genome shotgun sequence, the sequence AgcatggaaaagaaaaagaggaaatgTGGACAGTTTTTAGTGTAGCTACAGGTGTGATGGACAGCCATATTTAATCGAATTAGAATTTTGACACTGCTACTAATGTGCTTTGGAAACCTTAAAAGAACCTCTTTGAGCTGAAGCTAAAGTTGCCTTTTTGGCTTGCGTTAAAGTTAAGGAGGTAGACATCCCAAATCTTTATTTCTTGAGAAGATTGACATCCCAAATCTGATTCCTAAATATGATGCTCTGAGCCGGAATCGATTCATATATTCTTGATTGGTCCATAGTGTATTGAAGATATCGTACATTTCCATTGTAACTTGTTTCCATCTCCCATTTGAGCTTTGTAGAGGCAGATGAGACACTTAACTTgttgaaatgaaaatttattcataaaaaagaaGCTTTGGTGTAGAATTATATAGATTTGTTCATCCTTTGCTTCTTTTACGTATTGAGATGAAACTTGATAGTGTGACACACTAAAAATGTATTTAGTGTAAGCGATGATCCTAAGATATGGTATAGGTTATCATGCTAAAAAATGGGGTAAAACTTCACTCATGACTCACCTCTTATCGGTTTCCTTCACGGCTCTGTACACTAGAGTTTGTGAAAACTATGAGCAAAACTGGAATTTGTTCAGACCCTTAAACTTTGCCAAATCCACTACATTCGTAAGATGCATGGTGCAATATTTTCTTTCATGATAAGTTTTAACAGGTTattctattataaaaatatcACCGTTCAATTtttacggaaaaaaaaaaaagagaaaggaaaaacaatttatttgttCTAATTAACTTCTTTAGATAAAGTAATAATATgctactttttataaaaaaaattatgctacttttttaaacaaaatatgttacttaaaaaaaaaggtttaattaTGACAATTTTATTCCtaatctatcattttttttccctaataatTCTCGTGGACTTATAATTCCTAGATTGATTTGGCGTTCTTGATTGTGCATATCATTTCCTCACTTGTGGCAACATTAAAATGACTATGACCATGtaaatttttacatttacattgcAATACAATAGGTCTAGAtacttatatttttgtaatttatggaatttttttatcatatgtGTGAGAAACTCTATCTATCAAATAAGAATCTATTTGGGGTGAAACTCAATACGATTATTAATTTGAGTTGAGTTATAACTTGACTTTAGCCCCACCTAAAACACTAATAGTTTTAGGTTGTGGGAGACAATAGTTTATATCATTACCTCCAAAATTTGAACAGTTTAGTAcatactaaattgaattttatcattaaaaatatacacatttttcttatgaggaaaaaaaaaaaaaaaaaaaaaaaaacacaattggtAGTTTCGTACAAAGGTTGgttataaattttgtataaaaaaaaagaaaaaagaaaaaagaaaaaagaaaagcccaAATCGAGCTAGGCCCATTTATGATTTGCCCTACCATTTGATGTAGAAGAATTCCGTCACATAAACCAAACAGCAATCGTCAATCTTTTCCGTAACGCTAACAGAGAACAAAATTTCGcagatatatataatatatagggCGTGTTAAAGCGTCTGATAACACGGCCCATCGGAAAAACTCATCAGTGAATTGagacagaaaaaaaaatggcgGAGGAAGCGATTCTGGGTTACCTAGCGAAGAACGAAGAGATCGGAGACTCGGGCGAGTTCGCAGCCAAACATGGACTCAACCACGACGAAGTCGTTAACGTCATCAAGAGTCTTCACGGTTTCAGATACGTTGAAGCTCAGGTACTGTATCTATATTCTAAACCTAATTACctattctctcttttcaattcTTGCATGCTATTGATTCTAAAAATGTGAATGGAATGCCTAAATTTGCGAGCTATAGATTTTTCCATATCACAGTGCATCAAAGTAGTAATGTTTAATGTATTTTAGTTTAACTTagtttcaatttctttaaatttctatgtagtaaattttttaaaaatacattatCATTGGACAATATGATAATAAGCTAGATATATAGAGTTTAAACATTaacatttatactttttttttttttgtttgtgatttatgtaactttttattttttattgtaattgtgATAGTTATGATTAAAATGAAGTATATGGTACAATAAAAAAAGCACAAGAATCTCTTTATATAATTGGAATTGGACTCTTTGGTGTCCacttctcatttaaaaaaaaaaaccatactaTTAGTTTAATTGCTACATTGacgacattttcacaacaacaTAGGTGGTAACTtgttatttgttctactttgaACCCACcgttgaaattacttttttacccactaGAAACATTCAGTAACAATCTCGCgcctagaatttgttgtgacaGTGTtctgaaaatgttgtggacatagcatttcggttttttttagtaattgtATGGACGTGGAAGTTAGTTATTTTGCATAATGAACTTCTACCCCGTCACATATTGAGTAGTCGAGAGCCGTTATGATTTCAACCTGAACAATCCACTCTAACCTTCACATGCTCAAATGCcgtttttgtatataatttttttttttttttgataagttgatTGTCTTAAAActtcaaacctaagacaaagacGACGCTGAGAAAAGTATTTTCCGAGGGTATTTTAAAAAGTACCGATCTTACATTGTTCTTGAACATTTTAAGGAttggaattttgaaatatatggttcaatcaaaatatatccaaaaggaaaaaccaaaaaGCACAAGATTAGTAAATTATTCTTGTTCATGTCTTTTGATATGTAaaacttttgtgtgtgtgtgtgtgtgtgtgtgtgcaatATTTGAGAATAATGTTTGTACAATAAATCAATGCTCCATGTTCCCAATTACCatatctttttcttcaagattgATCAGTTAAGTTTAatgattcatatatatttttaccaaataaAAAGGGCACACCTGGGTGTGCTTTGTACATCTTCAAAAAGCACCAGGAAAGCGTGCATGAGGCACACTTAATTAAACAAGCTTCACTCCGTCCAAGCTAAATGCTTCAACCTTGGGGCTTTGAGCTTGGGGTGTGCTTTCAACAACACTGCTAGATGATTTCATGTATATACTTAATTAAATCTGGGAACCGTGCAGGACATAAAGAGGGAGTCGTGGGTGCTTACCGATGAGGGTAAGCTGTATGCTGATACAGGATCACCTGAAGCGCAACTGTTCTTGGCAATACCTCCTGAGGGTGGTATCCCCAGAGAAGAGTTGCAAGTGAGTACTGttctttttttgtattgaaAAGTGTTTTGGAAAGTTCAGAGTATATAGGCTCTGCATTGTGGTTCATTCATTGTAATGAAGTTTAAAAGGAGGATTTCTTGAGATTGGAGTCTGAATATGACATGTTTTccttaatatttattgttattgttgataTTGTAATAATAAGTCTAGTTTATAAAGATTCATTTGCCGATTGTTTGTGAATGTTCTGATGAAACTGATTTGTGGATGCAGACTAAGCTCGGCCCGTTGCTTTTCAAAATAGGCTGCGCTCAGGCAGCAAAGAATAGATGGGTGGATATGGGAGGGCAACAAGTGACCCGAAGGGTATAACACTCAGAATAGTTTAGTTAATTAGATTTGGAACATGCTATATTCTTTCAGAGCCTTTTGGAGTTGCCTTATAAAGTCTGGAACTACCGATTCTAATTTAAAAGCTGTGGACATCTTCCATGGTCTATACTTTTTTGAATTTAGAATGTAATATTTTGGAGGTCATGCAGACCTCTTTTGTACCCTTTccagtattattattattatttttaaagctaCTGATCATAGTTTGTTGACTTGTTTACATTTAAAATAGATGCAATAGTATATAACCCTATAATGCCCAAATCTATTTGCTATCATCAATTTTCATAGATCCACTTTCTTCTCCACTTGCGTGTAAAAATCATGCTTATAAATATTTGAGGAAAGGGCAAAGGCAAATTATGTAACCTATATTACAATCATTAAATGTAGACATGCCACAAAAACTAAGAATAttcaaatttaacatttaaGATACTCTATGCAATGTATACTTATAGCTTGACGAGTTATGTTATGGTGGGCTCTTGGCTTTGTTTTCCTTTATAAGCTCTAAAGTTCTAATAATTTTGAGTTTTCAATATGGGTGCagcaaattttgtttatttaagatGCTCACCTATGTATTGTGTTATTCGGATGTAAtcctttatattttatattttattttctgtaTTAGAATTGCTGCTAAGTTATTTACTTGCTGTAGGTCCAACATGTGGATGATAGAGTCAAAGATTTGCTTCTAAAGATAAAAGAAGGACAGGTGCATAATATTTCTGTTTTATATTTGATCATATATATCATTTGGTTCAGTTCTTGGAAATTGATATACTTTCTCTTTCTGCTTTGAGTTTCattgatgaatatttatgtCACAAATGGTAAACCTTAGTagatttcttgttttgttttgggtatataagtGTGGTAGAACCATCAGAGCTAGTTGTATGGTATAGTAGTAAGGTACAGTGCTTGTTTTTCACTATTAAGATATTTTCCAAATCGTGCAAAATGGATATAGAGTATTGATTTAAGTACGGACTATAATGGTTTAGACATACTCTAGAAATTTGAATGCGCTTATTATGTTAATTGGTCTATATGATGAGTTGGGCAATCTGTAAAAGggaattatatatattgtgaagCCCCTTTTGCATTGTGGTGGGTCCTGATCAGAAGGGTGTTGGTCTAATGTTGAAAAAAGGTGGCAGTTTAGGTATCTTGTGAAGCACTTTGACTCAAGGTAGTGAAAAGCGAAAGACAACCTTAAGGTGCCTAGGCCTTGTATTGCCCAAGGCGTGAGGTGACAAAAAGGCACTAGCCCAAGTAAAGTGAGGCGCCAAAtctaaatatatttattctaCATATACAACTTATATCATATGTACCTActatattgaaatattataatGAAGTGTTTTTAAATGTGTTGCATGAAAAATTAGGTCTAttaaatgatttcaaaataggATTAACATGGTTTAGGCTCTACTAGTTCTTCTAACAATAGGTTTTACAACAAGCTTCTACTGGATATTAATTAATCTAACAATAAGTTTTACAACAAACTCTTGTAAATTAATTTATCTAACCATAGGTTTTACAACatgcttttttaaaattaataatctaATGATAAGTTTTACAACAACcttctattaaaaatttaatactaaaaaaaaaaaaaaggttgaaaataAACACTGAGGCTCCTGTGTTAGCATCGTTTACATGGCTTAAGGCGGTTGCCTTGCTCACCTAGGCTCTAAAGGCGAGTGCCTTGCTGGGGAGCCTAGGCTAGCGTCCAGCTCGCCTTTGACTACACTGCTTTGACTGTGGTGGaatttaaacattatttcaaatagtaacaagaaaagaaaagaaaagagatgggCCATTAGGTTTCGCATTTAAGAATGGCTGAAGCTGGGGTTTTTGATAGGTGGCCTCTTCTTTGATACGATGCATAATTGAAACCAGAAGTAgggatatatatacatatacatacacacacacatatatatatatatacatacatacatatgtatacatatgtgtgtgtgtgtgtgtgtgtggcatTTGGTGAGAATTTTTCCTCTCCTAAGGTTGGGTCCCACTGGGCCTCTACTTCATTTCCATCCTTAATAATATGATGGTTGCTATTCATTCTCTTTTTTgtccaattgaaaaaaaaaaaaaaactcagaaaattttccctttctGCGATTCCAGGTTGTTGACCAAGATAATATCAAGGCTCTCAAAGCAAGAAAGCTTATTGTTCCACAGTAAtaatcactttttctttttctattgaaTTTCATTACTTTATTAGGCCTTTGCAGTTCCCCCCTCCCCTCTCTTtttttgctacttgttttgaCCATTTAATGTGTCTGGTAATAAGCTTAAACCTTTCAGGTTGGTGCTGCTTGTGTTTTACTATCATGCTGAAATTGTTTGCATATTATTTACGTTTTTGAACTGCTTCTGTTCTAGGACATGGAATGGCTACTCGTTGAAAAAGGGTCCTGACTATGCTccacaaagaaagaaatttgcTGCTGATTTAACTCGTGAGATGCTACAGAGGTATAAAATATGCTTGATATATATTTGAAAGAACTTGTGTAATGATGATAGCGTATTTTGATTGTAATAATAAGCTCTGCTGCCTATTCAACACTATTAGGGGTTAGTTGCTGAGTTGAATGTTAGGGAGAATAAACTCCAGTCATTAACAGCTTTGGTAATTGAAGAGATGCATATTTGTTGCTTGTGCGTGCTAGCAAGTCATGCACGATATCCTTTTTCAGACAATTTCCTACTTAGCAGAAATGCAAAAAACTATTAATGTGAAATTGTACTGAAGCTTTGTTCGGCACagcttaaaaatgaaattaaccCAGCTTATTCTGTTGGGCTCAGAGCTTTTTAAAGCCTCACTTTCTTCAGTACAGATGTTTCTATTTTTGCTGTCTTATTGCTCAGGCTAATCACTGTACTGTAGAtgttaagtgtatatatatacacacacacacatggttATGATAATCTTGTTCTTGTCTTAACTGGTCTGCACGCTTGAACCTATatgcacaatttatttatttatttattttttttgtggtgggtGAGGGTACCATCTCATTacatgtgtaattttttttaaccctggAAGAAAATCTATTTACTGAGGTGTTTGTGCTAAAGACAATCACACCACAGAATGGAACCCCACTGTGTGGTGCCACTCATCTAATTTAAGATGTCTGCATCTTGGTTCTGTTTTTGATAAGCagttgtttgtattttgtttCTGTATGCATTGTAACCTTGGTGGCATCTTTTTGTGGTGTTTTGTGTAACTTAGCGGCGATTGGAAGAATGTAGAGTTCAAAGAATATAACTTCAATGCAAAAGGTCAGACTATTGAAGCTGGTCATCTTCATCCACTGAACAAGGCAAGAATTTGCTcctgtatatatatacatatatatacaaatatatatatatatacatatatttatatatatgtatgtatgtatgtattccCTCCATTCAATTTCTGATAAATTCCAAACTGgcaatagtatatatatttcCTGAGAGGCAACACTGTCAATTTTCTGAGAACTATATAACCGAATTTGAGAGAACAAGCATAACATAAAAAAGGAATAAAGACTGATGAACATAGCGACATTCATAAGTTTTATATTATTAGATGTAGATAAATTCAGAGTcatgttgtttatttattgtgCTTTGCTAAAAAGCAGTGGGTTTGACGTTTTGGTAGACTATTAAAGTTAAATGATCAGTTGGTGACATGGCAATTCTTGATATGGTATGAGTACAGGAATATGacaattcctaaaatttttagcattcaGTATGATGTTAATTGATTAGTTGGAAAATATATGCTTCTATGTATGTCTTAAATTATGTTTGGTTGAATGATAAATAACTAACATCAAGAGgtttaaaaacatattttcaaacCTAATTCAGAAGCAATAATAAATGGCAAAGGAACATACCCATACCTACGAGACATGGACATTGACACAAAATGGGACAACTCGCTGACAAGATCATTCTTGAAAGATTAGGACATGACACAATGGAGATACaacaattgattaattaatattttaggcatattatattatgtttatagacatttattatgtttattttaagttttcaaaataaatcacaaTGCACAACTATCAAAATCTTTAATAGCATATCTACAATCAAAGgaatctttttaaaataatttttttttcttccaacaTGATGAGGACATGCATGTCCGTGCTTCTAAGACTTGTACTCAACAAAATGATGTTAGGAGTGTGAATTAATTACAATCTACCGTGTTAAGGAATATGAAAATTCATGAAATACTAAGATGTGATACAATGGGCACATGTTAATTATGAAAGTCTTAATTAATGTTTGCTTTAAAAGATAAATATAAGCACCATTGAGCTCTACCTATCAACCACAAAAAAAAGCACCATTGAGCTCTAATGTAAATGGAACCTTTTCCCTCTATAAAAATTAGAGGATGAAGTTGTGGGTTTATCTACTTGGTGtgtaaattaaattgaaaagaaaaagaaaaaaaagaagagataaatAATGAGCATGAAGAGGCttcaaaaacagatttaaaattaAGCTAATTTAGAATGATAATAGATAGCAAAGAATAAATTCTTACTCCGCAAAATGATGCATAGTATGAATTAATTACTATCTATTATGTTTATAGTTCTTACAAAGGGCGGATGTAGCATTTGAGCTAAAGGTCATTTGCGAAAttcattcccttttttttaataaaattttattttatcctcAAATGTGTTCTAGGCTTCTAGTCCATGCCCTATTGACAAAGTATCCTGCCAAATCCTAAATGTatctgggtttttatttatttatttattactattatgattattatttattttacttttttaaagtTCATATGCATATATAGAACACATATCCAGTCATGTTCGAGTTATCTGTGTCTGGTATCTTTCAGACTCAGATACCTCAACCCTTTTGAGGCTTTTGTGCTTTCTATGATGGACTGGACCTCTCATGTTTTGTGAGCTCATGGACTTTGTTTATGGAGAGATTAAGTGAAATGACTACAAGgagaaatcaaacccaaattccCTAGATGGATGGTAAGAATGTGGGCAGATGGAAGTGAATGCTCTCCTGCATAGCTCAGGCTACTTTTGGCCCCTAGGTCAAGAAGGTTAATGCGTATGTATGTTTGTAATTACATTAGCATGAAGTTCTCACTTTGGGAATGCATTTGCATATTCTTAGGAGTTCTAAAAAGTTGTGGATGCCACAAAAAGTTTGATGTAGGTTTGGCGTAAAAGTATTTGTATTGTAATTGTTCATATGGTCACTGCTTATGAATGGCTCCTAATTTTCAGGTTCGGCATCAATTGAGGATGATTTTTCTTCAGATGGGGTAAGACCCATTCTCTGTGATAGTGAACATATGTTTTGGCACCTTACATCTGTTTTCAAGTTTgacattttttctttgttggtcTTCTACCGGCCACAGGTTTGAGGAGATGCCTACGGACAGATATGTTGAGAGCAGGTAGCTGTTCTTGCCTTCTCTTATTgcaaacttattttattttgcctTCCCCTATTGCaaacttattttatttctgtgattaagttttttttttttggttgataggtgagaataattttattgaaaagagGCTACTTCATGTAATATGAACTTGAAGAGCCTAAAGAATTGATGTGATTAACTGTTAATTAATGCTTGTGAAATGATAAGAGCTTCTACACTAATCTTTATCAAGTCATCTGCAAAGTGAATTCATGTGTTTAAGGACGATGGTGGCATGTGTATGCTTTGATAAAACATGTTTAAATGCATCATGATACGAAATGTTTAATGCGGAACATCAGATGCTGTAATAGGCATCACTAAatgtggaaaaagaaaaaatatttgaacATAATTTTGAAAACCCTTTATAAACTAGGCCCGATATATATTCTTTAGTAATATTATAAACAATTAGTCAGACTTAAAATGGTCCTATGAAAATAGTGTTTGATAGAGTATTGAACATTGGATAACTAAATTTGCATATTGGCAATGAGCTATACCTTCCTCCCATAATAATGGAATAGATGGTGAGGTGGTGGGTTCGGGAAGAACTAGGGAAGAAAATTTACTGACAGAACAAAACGGaagtattattatatttgcATACTGGTTTGTTCCTTTTAAATTTATACGTTTTCCCaaatttctcttatattttcttcctttggGGTACCAATTATTGAATCACAATACTTTGAAGGTCCAGTTTCTCCATGCACTCTTATTACTTGTTTCTGTTTCACTTACAGCTTCTGGAACTTTGATGCCCTGTTCCAGCCGCAACAACATCCTGCCCGTGATTCACACGATACATTCTACCTGAAAGGTTTGTTTCACTTGATTGGTTGAACTATTCCATCTGGTTTTCTTCTGATATTCATTTGGCATTCATGTATAGTTCCTTCCACCACAAAGGAGCTTCCTGAAGATTATGTTGAGCGGGTGAAGCGTGTACATGAATCTGGTGGTTATGGTTCCAGGGGGTATggaattttctttatatatttatccAGTAATATTTTTTGGATCTCACTTCATAATTTATTCAATGAATCATTTAAGTGGCGCTTTTATTTTTCTGCCCTTGCAGCTATGAATATGATTGGAGCAGAGAGGAAGCAAACAAAAACCTTCTGCGTACACACACAACAGCTGTGTCAGCCAGGATGCTTTACAATCTAGCCCAGGATActttaaaagtttgtttttctgagctctctcctttttattttttattttatctctaAACTATTCTTATCTGAGAGAGGTTTAAAATGACAAATTGGACCCATAAGGGTTTATAATGTGAACTGAGGCACTAAATGGAGCAAAAAATCATAACTGAGGGTATCAATACCATTATTATTTGACGGAATCCAATGgcaaattggggaaaaaaaaacatatttttctgGAAACtttttaggataaaattttcaatcatgaAATTATTTCTGGCAAAACAACACAATGCGGTCATACTTCTGAAACAATACCTTACTGGCATTAGTAATTAATTACTGAACGTGAAAGTATCACACCTAGAGCCTTGCTTTCTTTATCTCCTTGAATCTACctcttattttgtttgttaataTTTTAGAGTTGAGATTTAGATATTGTAAAGCTGAAAGGAGTATGTGTCATTCAAATAAGTTCcaataaacaagttttttttgttatttgtttttttccccttgcaCTAAAGTCTGTCTAAAATTTGGAAACTTTAGTCATTAGTCATTATGCAGAAGAATTTTGGCTACATTTGAAATAGCcatcattttcttttatgttttgtctttgttataatttttctttcttgattatGTATGCAGAAACCATTTACTCCCAAAAGATACTTCTCTATAGATCGTGTTTTCAGAAATGAAGCAGTAGATCGAACTCATCTTGCAGAGTTCCACCAGATAGAAGGTATTGATAAGCTGACAAATATGTGATGGGGTAGCCTaccaaataaataattgaatgagTGCTGGGGTTTGGGCTAGGGTTTTCTTAGCTGTTCACTTGGGTTGTAGTTCCTTATTTTTGGTTCAGTCCTTCATAAAACTACATGACTCTATTGAGGTTTTGAAGCATTTGTGCCGGATGtgacctatcaaaaaaaaaaaaaaaaaaatcatttgtgcCAGATGTGACCATTCTTGATCCTAAAACTGTTATATTTACCCAATGTCTGATCCTGGCCGACCCCTTGTTTCCATATTCTGGTCAGACTGGGTCTCATTGTGTCTGTTACCTTGCAAAGATGCTAGCCATACTAATATTTTCAGCTTAGGTCAAGTATCTACCCAGCTTAACTGAGCACAAGTCAGCTTTCTTGGTAGCCTAAATGAAATGGAATTTTATTACTGTAATAGAAGGAGATGAGTGGCTTGTGTTCAGATTTCCCATCATATAACTCTATACTGGATTGAGGGTTTGAAGCTTCTGAATGGTAAGTGGCCATTCTTGTACTATTGGCCCAACATCTTGATTCTGGACTAGGTCCAACCAAACTTTCTAGTTTCAGGTTTGGCTG encodes:
- the LOC126705386 gene encoding phenylalanine--tRNA ligase alpha subunit, cytoplasmic, with the translated sequence MAEEAILGYLAKNEEIGDSGEFAAKHGLNHDEVVNVIKSLHGFRYVEAQDIKRESWVLTDEGKLYADTGSPEAQLFLAIPPEGGIPREELQTKLGPLLFKIGCAQAAKNRWVDMGGQQVTRRVQHVDDRVKDLLLKIKEGQVVDQDNIKALKARKLIVPQTWNGYSLKKGPDYAPQRKKFAADLTREMLQSGDWKNVEFKEYNFNAKGQTIEAGHLHPLNKVRHQLRMIFLQMGFEEMPTDRYVESSFWNFDALFQPQQHPARDSHDTFYLKVPSTTKELPEDYVERVKRVHESGGYGSRGYEYDWSREEANKNLLRTHTTAVSARMLYNLAQDTLKKPFTPKRYFSIDRVFRNEAVDRTHLAEFHQIEGLICDRGLTLGDLIGVLHDFFSRLGMSKLRFKPAYNPYTEPSMEIFSYHEGFGKWVEVGNSGMFRPEMLLPMGLPEDVRVIAWGLSLERPTMILYGYNNIRDLFGHKVDLGLIKTNPICRLGL